From a region of the Corvus moneduloides isolate bCorMon1 chromosome 27, bCorMon1.pri, whole genome shotgun sequence genome:
- the LOC116435715 gene encoding serine/threonine-protein kinase PAK 3-like, with protein sequence MIGQVCAAVCTVFSVAYSGYFLTHLTRHLTRGWRHARPLGSPAGSAPPLAPSLAEEEAEEEPNDKKPPSVVHPQPERAEPLSLDARSAIQRAAAPARSAAASTPPHASTSSSSPAQQLEMREEQSLRRTEYVWWSIVSLGEPRRKYSAFEELGRGGFGAVYKALDASTGQQVAIKKMALQEEMSEELAVNEIVVMRDSRNPNIVTYLDSYLVDGELWLAMEFMDGGTLYDVLGAVYLEEGQIGAVCRECLQGLHFLHSRRVIHRDVKSCNILVSMDGSVKLADFGLCAQLTPERDKCSSSVGTPSWMAPEVVRGEAYGPKVDIWSLGIVGLEMVEGEAPYQREPRLRVLELIERNGAPKLQNPRHHSALLRDFLRCCLQTDEDRRWSAQELLKHPFVTSGDPASSLAALIISAKQVQEDWRGDACA encoded by the exons ATGATCGGGCAAGTCTGTGCCGCGGTTTGCACGGTTTTTTCTGTGGCGTATTCCGGCTACTTCCTGACCCACCTGACTC GTCACCTCACACGCGGATGGAGACACGCCCGTCCTTTG GGCTCACCAGCAGGGTCAGCACCTCCTCTGGCTCCCTCTCTTGCTGAGGAAGAGGCTGAAGAGGAGCCAAATGACAAGAAGCCTCCATCTGTTGTCCATCCACAGCCTGAACGTGCAGAGCCA CTCTCTCTTGACGCGCGCTCTGCCATTCAACGTGCCGCTGCACCGGCGCggtctgcagcagccagcactccCCCACATGCCAGCACTTCGtccagcagcccagcccagcagctggagatgagagaggagcagagcctgaggaGAACTGAGTACGTCTGGT GGAGCATTGTGAGTCTGGGCGAGCCGAGGAGGAAATACTCGGCGTTTGAAGAACTCGGACGAGG gGGTTTTGGAGCTGTTTATAAAGCCCTCGACGCCAGCACAGGACAACAG GTGGCCATCAAGAAAATGGCGCTTCAAGAGGAGATGTCCGAGGAGCTGGCTGTCAATGAAATCGTGGTCATGAGGGACAGTAGGAACCCCAATATTGTTACCTACTTAGACAG ctACCTGGTCGACGGGGAGCTCTGGCTGGCGATGGAGTTCATGGACGGCGGCACGTTGTATGATGTACTCGGGGCAGTGTACCTCGAGGAAGGACAGATAGGCGCTGTCTGTCGGGAG tGCCTGCAAGGACTGCATTTCCTTCATTCCCGCCGAGTCATCCACAGAGATGTCAAAAGCTGCAACATTCTTGTGAGCATGGACGGATCTGTGAAATTGG CTGACTTTGGCCTCTGTGCTCAGCTCACCCCTGAGCGCGACAAGTGCAGCTCCAGCGTCGGCACTCCCAGCTGGATGGCGCCGGAAGTCGTGAGAGGAGAAGCCTACGGCCCCAAAGTGGACATCTGGTCACTGGGGATCGTGGGGCTGGAAATGGTGGAAGGGGAAGCTCCTTACCAGAGGGAACCCCGTCTCAGG GTTTTAGAACTGATAGAAAGGAACGGGGCCCCAAAACTGCAAAACCCCAGGCACCACTCGGCTCTCCTGCGCGACTTTCTCcgctgctgcctgcagacagaTGAGGACAGGCGCTGGTCTGCCCAGGAACTCCTGAAg CATCCTTTTGTGACCTCAGGCGatcctgcctccagcctggctgctctgatCATCTCAGCCAAGCAAGTGCAGGAAGACTGGAGAGGAGACGCTTGCGCCTGA